Proteins from a genomic interval of Physeter macrocephalus isolate SW-GA chromosome 21, ASM283717v5, whole genome shotgun sequence:
- the LOC102978713 gene encoding ATP synthase subunit g, mitochondrial-like → MAQFVHNLAEKAPVLFNAAVTYSKPRLATFWHYTKVKLVPPTSAEIPAAIQSLKKIINSAQTGSFKQLTVKEALLNGLVATEVWMLFYVGEIIGKRGIIDYGV, encoded by the coding sequence ATGGCCCAGTTTGTCCACAACCTCGCGGAGAAGGCCCCAGTGCTGTTCAACGCTGCTGTGACTTACTCGAAGCCTCGACTGGCCACATTTTGGCACTACACCAAGGTTAAGCTGGTTCCTCCAACCTCTGCTGAGATCCCTGCAGCTATTCAGagcttgaaaaaaattatcaatagtGCTCAAACTGGTAGCTTCAAACAGCTCACAGTTAAGGAAGCTCTACTGAATGGTTTGGTGGCCACTGAGGTGTGGATGTTGTTTTATGTTGGCGAGATCATAGGCAAGCGTGGCATCATTGACTATGGTGTTTGA